The segment CCATCCGAGCTTACCGTTCGCGCCATTCTCTCCGGACTGGTGGTCGGCTCGCTGATCGGCGCGTCCAATGTGTGCATCGGCCTCAAAATCGGCTGGACGTTTGGTGCGTCCATCACCGCCGCCGTGATTTCGTTTGCCCTCTTCCGTTCGCTGGCCGGAGTGCTGAAGACACCGTACGGGCCTCAGGAAAATCTGATTACCGCCACCACCGGAAGCGCCGCGGGAACGATGGCGTCGGCGGGTGGTTTTGTAGCCTGCATTCCGGCGCTTGAACTGTATTTCCGCAATAACCCCGGAACGGGCAACCCGCTGACGTACGGCCAGCTCGTGCTGTGGGCAATTTCCATTGCCTTTCTCGGCGTCTTCTTCGCGGTGCCGCTGCGCAAGCAGATGGTGGTCCGCGAAAAGCTGCGGTACCCTTCCGGGACCGCCGCCGCCGAGACCATCAAGGCCATGTACTCCTCCGGCGCCGAAGCGCTGAAGAAGGCCAAGGTGCTGCTCTATGCCGGAATTTTCGCCGCGGCGCTTAAGCTGCTGTTCAGCATCAAGCCGCTGGGCCTCGGGCATTTTTCGGATTTTTCCCTCGATGATATCGGCCTGGCGCACGTCGGCATCCTCGGCGTAGCCCTGGCATCGGTGAGAATGGGCATCAGCCTGTCGCCCATGATGATCGGCGCGGGCGTACTGGTGGGCCCCAAGGTCGGCTGGTCGCTGTTTGCCGGCGGCGTGCTGGCGTGGGGCATCGGAGCGCCGGTGCTGTTCGATCAGAACATCGTGGTGGTCAATGAACCGGGACTTTACAATGCGGCCTTCCGCTGGCTGCTCTGGCCCGGTGTGGCCTGCATGGTGGCGGCGGGCTTTTCCAGCCTGGCGCTGCAATACAAGGTGATCGGCAAGACCTTCACCTCCTTCAAGAAGCTGATGCAGGGACGCGGACAAGGCAGTTCCGAAGTGGACCTCGACGACGCGCCGGATCCGTTTCCCATCAAGTGGTGGGTCGTCGGCATGACGCTGGCCACAACCCTGACCACCACGTTCGCGCACCTCTATTTCGGAATTCCCATCTGGATGGGCATTCTGGCGGTCGCGCTGTCCTTCATGATTGCCAGCATTGCCGTACGGGCAACGGGCGAGACGGACATTAATCCCGTGGGGGCGATGGGCAAGATTACGCAGGTGGTGTACGGCGCGCTGGACCCGGGCAAGATTCCCACCAACCTGATGGCGGCGGGTATTACCGCGGCGGGAGCCAGCCAAGCCGGAGACCTGATGCATGACCTCAAGGCGGGTTACCTGCTGAAAGTCTCCATCCGGCGGCAGGTCATCGCACAGCTTATCGGCGTGGTGGTCGGCGTGTTCACCGCGGCGGGCGTCTATCGCCTGTTGACCGCGGCGTACCAGATTCCCGGCGACGATTTCACCGGCCCGGCGGTTATGGCCTGGCATGCCATGGCGCAGCTTCTGGCGCAAGGTCTGAAGTCCCTGCCGGCCCACGCGATGACCGCAGCGGCCATCGGCGCGGCCTTTGGCTTCGCCCTGCCGTTTCTGGCCCGCATCAAGGCCATCAGCAAGTGGCTGCCTTCGCCCATCGCGCTGGGCATCGCCTTCATGGTCACCCCTTACTCGTCCCTGTCCATGTGGCTGGGCGCGTTTCTGACATTCTTGTACAGCCGCAAGCATGCGGACCAGGTGGACCGCTACGGCGCATCTCTGGCGTCCGGTCTGATTGCCGGGGAGGGCCTGATGATGGTTGTGATTGCGATTCTGCTGATTCTGAAGGTGAGCTGGGTGTAGAACTTTTCGCCGCGGGCCATGCCGCCGCAACTTGGGAGATTTTGCTGTGATCCGCTTTTCGCGTCCCGTCCTCGTTCTGATCTGCATTGTCCTCTGCTCGACCGTCATTTTCGCCGCGCATCGCAAAGTCAGCAAGCGGGGACGGCGCGGCGGCAAAATCACACATCTGGCTCCCATTGGCCTGCTGGTTGAAGCCCAGGCCGCCCGCGACAGTCTTTCGCGCAAATCGCTGCCTCTCGTGGACAAGGTGCGCACCTCCCTGCGGATCGGGCAATTCGGCGAGTATGACAGCGCGTTCGTGCAACTCGAGCGCGCCGATTCCCTGACCGCGACGCAGCTTCGCGCGCAGTGGCTCTTGCAGCAGTACCGTTTTCCCGACGCGCGCGCCGCGCTGTCCAGGCTTGCCAAGTTCCCGCCTTCTCCCGAAACCGATTGGCTGAGCTACCGCTGGCTGTTTCTCACCGAAGACTTGCAGACTGTGGATTCCCTGACGGCAAAGACTCTGGCGAAGGATTCGTTGAATCTTCCCGCCCTGACGGCGCGGACCGAACTGCTGCTGCGCTTGCTGCGGTTCGAAGAAGCGACGGCCCTGGCCCAGCGCGCCCGGTCTCTTGCGCAGACCCCAGAGTGGCGCACCCGCACCACTCTGGAAATAGCCAAGGTGCTTTACAAACAGGACCGCTATCAGCCGGCCTTCGATACGCTGAGTTCGTTGCTGAACTCCACCACCCTCGATGACGAGGTGCTGGTGAATACGGGCATTGTGCTGGTGGGCCTCAGCCGCATCAATGAAGCTATCAGCCTGTTCGAAGAAGCGGTGCGCTGGAATTCGCTGAACGAGATGGCCCATTACTACCTTGGCAACGGCTATGCGCGGCTGGATTACAGCCAGCTTGCCAAGGCCAACGGCAACCGGCTGTGTCTGGCTGAAGGTGACCCGGCACGGCAACTCTCATTTGCCCTCGACGCGTTTGGACGCGGCGCGCCGGACAGCGCGCAGGTTATCGCGCGGCGCGTGGCAGAAGAGTTTCCGCGAGTCGTGGAACCGTGGGTGCTGCTGGGCTCGGTGGCGTGGAGCGAAGGCCGCTTCGCCACGGCGGAAAACTATTTTCTCGAAGCGCTGAACCGCCTTCCGGCCTATGGCCGCGCCCACAACGGACTGGCCAAGTCCCTTGAAGGGCTGCGCATGAGCCAGAATGTGCATCGCGCGGATGATTCGACCGCCTTTGCCAAACTGGCCATGCCCAATGTACCGCGCATCGCGGACTTTGTGCTGAACTGGAAAAGTCTCTCGCCCCGGCACCAGAAGCAGGTGGCACTGGCGATTGCCCCGTGGAAGCTCTATATTCCGGTGCTGGTGGAATGCGGCAGCCACTATTACATCAAGCCGCTGCATGAGCGGCTGTCCGATTGTCCCGGCCTGGCATCCATGCGCGATACACGGATCGACTACGATTCGCGGCTGTGGGATGACGTGCGCGGCTGCGGCGGGTTTACCACCGTGACGGGTGTCGAGGATGTGGAACGCAGCATCTTCGCCAACTACAACACGGTGCTGCACGAACTGACACATCAGGTGCATGGCCTGTTTCCGCCGGAAGACGCCGAACGCGTACGCGCCGCGTTTCGCGCGGCACGGGATGCCGAGGATCACGGCAAGAGCGCGTTCATGAGCCGCTACCAGCAGTCCAGCGTGTGGGAATATTTCGCCGAAGGCGCCAACGCCTACTATTCCCCGCGGCGCGACGCGTATGACACGCGGGAGATCGTGCGCGAACGCCTGCTGGCCAAGGATACCACGCTGGTATCGCTCGTCGAGTATTACGTCAAGGGACCGAACATCCGCGAGTGTTACGCCGTCGGTTTCGTCAATGCGGCGGAAAATGCGATTGAAAACCAGCGCATGCCGGAGGCCCTCGCCGCCGCGAGCAAAGCCTACGCGCGCTCCCCGCACAGCGAGAATGTGCTGTCCGAACTGTCGCGCATCTATTCGTATCAGGGAAACGATTCGCTGGCCGTCGCCTACGCCGACAGCCTCGTATCCTTCTTTCCCCGCAAGGGCGATTCCTACGTCGAAAAATCCAGCGCGCTCTTCTTCCGGCACGGCAACGATACGCTTTCGGTGGATATTCTGACACGCGCCCTGACCGTGGTGGATTCGACGGAACGCAATGCCATCCGCCAGGCGCTGGGCAATGCTCTCTTGTACGTGGGACGGTATGCCGAGGCCGCGACGCAGTACCGCGCCATTCTGGCCGAGGTCAGTGATGATCCGAATGCTCTGTGGGGGCTCGGCATTGCGCTGGGCGATGCCGGGGACTTTGCCAAAGCGGACAGCGCCTTCGGTCAGGCTCTCGGGCGGCGCAGCGGTATTATCGAACTGCGGCTGGATTATGCCCGCATGCTGCTGAGAGCCGGGAAGCTGGACGAGGCGGGAAAACAGATCGAAGAGGCGCAGATTCTCAGTCCCGGCGACGCGCAGGTGCTGACGATGAAGGGCTGGTACATGGCGCAGCGCGAAGAGTGGACGCTGGCGCTGGGGATGCTGGATCGCGCCGCGGAAATCGCCCCGGATTTGCGCCTCGCCGCCGTGCTGCGCATTCATGTCTTGCAGAAAATGCCGCCGCCGCGCCGCAAGCCGCCGGTGGTCAAACACTTTACGGCCGGACTGGAAGCGGCACTGATGGCGGAAGCGGAACGCACCGACAAGCCGCAGTGGCTGTTCCTGCCGCGCAAAGCCGGGTACATCGCCGCGCGCATCTGGCCGAAATTCCAACGGGATTTATTGAATCAATATGTGTCGGAAATTGGCGCGCTGCCCGCGCTTTCCGACACCGCCAAGGCCAAAGAGCCGCCCAAGTCGCTGCCCAAAAAGCGG is part of the bacterium genome and harbors:
- a CDS encoding OPT family oligopeptide transporter, which codes for MSVVQEPIPVRKQTDKAPSELTVRAILSGLVVGSLIGASNVCIGLKIGWTFGASITAAVISFALFRSLAGVLKTPYGPQENLITATTGSAAGTMASAGGFVACIPALELYFRNNPGTGNPLTYGQLVLWAISIAFLGVFFAVPLRKQMVVREKLRYPSGTAAAETIKAMYSSGAEALKKAKVLLYAGIFAAALKLLFSIKPLGLGHFSDFSLDDIGLAHVGILGVALASVRMGISLSPMMIGAGVLVGPKVGWSLFAGGVLAWGIGAPVLFDQNIVVVNEPGLYNAAFRWLLWPGVACMVAAGFSSLALQYKVIGKTFTSFKKLMQGRGQGSSEVDLDDAPDPFPIKWWVVGMTLATTLTTTFAHLYFGIPIWMGILAVALSFMIASIAVRATGETDINPVGAMGKITQVVYGALDPGKIPTNLMAAGITAAGASQAGDLMHDLKAGYLLKVSIRRQVIAQLIGVVVGVFTAAGVYRLLTAAYQIPGDDFTGPAVMAWHAMAQLLAQGLKSLPAHAMTAAAIGAAFGFALPFLARIKAISKWLPSPIALGIAFMVTPYSSLSMWLGAFLTFLYSRKHADQVDRYGASLASGLIAGEGLMMVVIAILLILKVSWV
- a CDS encoding tetratricopeptide repeat protein, with the translated sequence MIRFSRPVLVLICIVLCSTVIFAAHRKVSKRGRRGGKITHLAPIGLLVEAQAARDSLSRKSLPLVDKVRTSLRIGQFGEYDSAFVQLERADSLTATQLRAQWLLQQYRFPDARAALSRLAKFPPSPETDWLSYRWLFLTEDLQTVDSLTAKTLAKDSLNLPALTARTELLLRLLRFEEATALAQRARSLAQTPEWRTRTTLEIAKVLYKQDRYQPAFDTLSSLLNSTTLDDEVLVNTGIVLVGLSRINEAISLFEEAVRWNSLNEMAHYYLGNGYARLDYSQLAKANGNRLCLAEGDPARQLSFALDAFGRGAPDSAQVIARRVAEEFPRVVEPWVLLGSVAWSEGRFATAENYFLEALNRLPAYGRAHNGLAKSLEGLRMSQNVHRADDSTAFAKLAMPNVPRIADFVLNWKSLSPRHQKQVALAIAPWKLYIPVLVECGSHYYIKPLHERLSDCPGLASMRDTRIDYDSRLWDDVRGCGGFTTVTGVEDVERSIFANYNTVLHELTHQVHGLFPPEDAERVRAAFRAARDAEDHGKSAFMSRYQQSSVWEYFAEGANAYYSPRRDAYDTREIVRERLLAKDTTLVSLVEYYVKGPNIRECYAVGFVNAAENAIENQRMPEALAAASKAYARSPHSENVLSELSRIYSYQGNDSLAVAYADSLVSFFPRKGDSYVEKSSALFFRHGNDTLSVDILTRALTVVDSTERNAIRQALGNALLYVGRYAEAATQYRAILAEVSDDPNALWGLGIALGDAGDFAKADSAFGQALGRRSGIIELRLDYARMLLRAGKLDEAGKQIEEAQILSPGDAQVLTMKGWYMAQREEWTLALGMLDRAAEIAPDLRLAAVLRIHVLQKMPPPRRKPPVVKHFTAGLEAALMAEAERTDKPQWLFLPRKAGYIAARIWPKFQRDLLNQYVSEIGALPALSDTAKAKEPPKSLPKKRRGRHR